One genomic region from Plasmodium chabaudi chabaudi strain AS genome assembly, chromosome: 7 encodes:
- a CDS encoding RNA-binding protein NOB1, putative, with product MKVENKSNIVGEKKKKYVLDSNSLIKFKDFLFMNYDCYITEGVIKEIKDEASRKKLTNILPLLKIARAEQNDINFIKHFSKLTGDYDSLSEVDIEVIALTYNLHRRFGDVSKLNASPMETIYKYDDVQYDYSNMNYKKNRNNKTDTFEKREDGEGGQAACLDEEEELEEEEVNDENGEEEEEKEKEEKEEEGEENDEVDEMGADVVSENEDDDAEEDEDENENKKIFGLETIKEEVVEVDESKDDDDGGKWINVNNFDVFNMNVDKNKKFESDIACVTTDYAMQNVLYQVGLNVITIDGYQISSIKLWGYICTSCYFFMRKNSLLFCSKCGNNSLRKVNVIVDNELKKLVVKIPNFKVNYKNTIFSIPKKKNKNKSKNKYEDKLQIFREDELLIGGRKQYLNYQKKLYENQKNIKDPFNDENMGDYINDWTYRTTLKNGKIAILKNPKIVVGGKRNIHHKRK from the coding sequence atgaaagtcgaaaataaaagtaacaTCGTAggagagaaaaaaaaaaaatatgtattagaTTCGAATagtttaattaaatttaaagattttttgtttatgaATTATGATTGTTATATAACCGAAGGagtaataaaagaaattaaagATGAAGCATCACGAAAGAAGTTAACTAATATACTTCccttattaaaaatagcaAGAGCGGAACAAAATGatatcaattttataaagcatttttcaaaattaacTGGAGATTATGATTCATTAAGTGAAGTGGATATAGAAGTTATTGCATTGacatataatttacatCGAAGGTTTGGTGATGTATCAAAATTGAATGCTAGTCCGATGGAAACGATCTACAAATATGATGATGTACAATATGATTACTcaaatatgaattataaaaaaaatcgaaacaACAAAACAGACACCTTTGAGAAAAGGGAAGATGGCGAGGGGGGTCAAGCGGCCTGTCTGGATGAGGAGGAGGAGTTAGAAGAGGAGGAAGTAAATGATGAGAACGGAGAAGAGGAGGAAGAGAAGGAAAAGGAAGAAAAGGAAGAAGAGGGggaagaaaatgatgaagtGGATGAGATGGGGGCGGACGTGGTTAGTGAGAACGAAGATGACGATGCGGAAGAAGACGAAGATGAAaacgaaaataaaaagatcTTCGGATTAGAGACAATAAAAGAGGAAGTGGTGGAGGTGGACGAAAGCAAGGATGATGACGATGGAGGGAAATGGAttaatgtaaataattttgatgtatttaatatgaatgtagataaaaataaaaaatttgaaagtGATATAGCATGTGTGACAACAGATTATGCTATGcaaaatgtattatatcAAGTAGGATTAAATGTAATAACAATTGATGGATATCAAATAAGTTCAATTAAGTTATGGggatatatatgtacatcatgttatttttttatgcgAAAAAactctttattattttgttcgaAATGTGGAAATAATAGTTTGAGAAAAGTTAATGTAATTGTAgataatgaattaaaaaaattagttgtaaaaattccaaattttaaagtaaattataaaaatactataTTTAGTATtccgaaaaaaaaaaataaaaataaatccaaAAATAAGTATGAAGATAAACTTCAGATATTTAGAGAAgatgaattattaatagGAGGAAgaaaacaatatttaaattatcaaaaaaaattatatgaaaatcaaaaaaatattaaagatccttttaatgatgaaaatatggGAGATTATATAAACGATTGGACATATAGAACAACTTTGAAAAATGGCAAAATAGCTATCCTTAAAAATCCTAAAATTGTTGTAGGAggtaaaagaaatattcaCCACAAGAGGAAGTAA
- a CDS encoding MOLO1 domain-containing protein, putative, with protein MKEIIIFLFFFLYIACYSIVLSKIPIENPPFIFSKNSKDDINMFLGNETISDDLLRPSYSMDITLENFPNPFIHPSLCNRNGLKYSYLCDPNKILSTYTADKIEEILSYQRRNSSHYCIDKGKVPYVLGVALVKKLPYGISADTFGSQILEHWRLGNKNCNDGILLLFVKDDINFVLKWKKGSQSIINFRTASSMNKSFKQYIRRYSLEYSILKAVKLTSQYLTEEIIPSTQTAQMVVALTIAVIVGLSYLACILIVFSDAQKAN; from the exons atgaaagaaattataatttttttatttttttttctgtacATTGCATGTTATTCAATTGTATTGTCTAAAATACCCATAGAGAATCCGCCGTTCATATTTAGTAAAAACAGCAAAG atgatataaatatgttccTTGGAAATGAAACCATAAGTGATGATTTATTGAGACCATCTTATTCGATGGATATAACTCTAGAGAATTTTCCCAACCCATTTATTCATCCCTCTTTGTGCAATAGAAACGgattaaaatattcttaCTTATGTGACCCTAACAAAATATTGTCTACATATACAGCAGACAAAATTGAAG aAATATTAAGTTATCAAAGAAGGAACTCTAGCCATTATTGCATAGACAAAGGAAAAGTCCCTTATGT attagGAGTGGCCttagttaaaaaattgcCTTATGGAATTAGTGCAGATACATTTGGGTCACAGATATTAGAGCATTGGAGATTGGGaaacaaaaattgtaatgATGGCATTTTACTTCTTTTTGTAAAGgatgatataaattttgttttgaaatggaaaaaag GATCCCAATCGATAATTAATTTCAGAACAGCTAGTTCTATGAACAAATCTTTTAAACAATACATAAGACGATACTCTTTGGAATATTCTATTTTGAAag CCGTGAAACTGACATCTCag TATTTGACCGAAGAAATCATACCGTCGACACAAACGGCCCAAAT GGTTGTTGCCCTTACTATTGCCGTCATAGTGGGACTTAGTTATTTGGCTTGCATTTTAATAG tCTTTTCCGATGCACAAAAGgcaaattaa
- a CDS encoding protein transport protein GOT1, putative, which yields MWDENKTIGLVLFVLGVVAGFIGVFLFFDKFFLCISNLFLLLGLYYLLGPAKILKFVTNRKKISGSACFLLGFFLILLGRTFFGALFQAYGLYKLFFSFLPNIVTTVKYSPLSFILEIPGIKQLSEYLLNNKRLPI from the coding sequence ATGTGGGATGAAAACAAAACGATCGGTTTGGTGCTATTTGTTTTAGGAGTAGTAGCAGGATTTATAGGggtgtttttattttttgataaattttttttatgcatttcaaatttgtttttattattgggTTTATACTATCTATTGGGACCAGCAAAAATTCTAAAATTTGTTAcaaacagaaaaaaaatttcagGAAGTGCATGTTTTTTACTAgggttttttttaatacttttAGGAAGAACCTTTTTTGGCGCTTTATTTCAAGCATATgggttatataaattatttttttcctttttaccAAACATTGTTACGACCGTGAAATATTCACCGCTTAGTTTCATATTAGAGATACCAGGAATTAAGCAATTATCTGAatatcttttaaataataagcgTTTACCgatttga
- a CDS encoding ran-specific GTPase-activating protein 1, putative: MEDEKNDYNPEEEVTTGNWNTPKIELKEVEIKTGEEDESLFWSGRSKLYRWVEGEWKERGLGESKLLLHKKNGTIRFLLRQEKTLKVVANHYIYPNESYCKLVPNAGSEKIYAWTVKDFAEEPKIEQFALKFNTAEAAKLFKQKFDEAGKINLKLLDDKCELKTEKVEDKEKKDEKKDEKKEEKKEEKKDEKKDEKDDKKDKEDKDKKEDKDEKDEKDKKDDKEDKDDKDKKDDKDDKDKKDEKDDKDKKDEKDDEDKKDEKDNEDKKEDKDKDKKDEEENIKRED, encoded by the exons atggaagatgaaaaaaatgattataacCCAGAAGAGGAAGTAACTACAGGAAACTGGAATACTCCAAAG ATCGAATTGAAAGAGgtagaaataaaaacaggAGAAGAAGATGAAAGTTTATTTTGGTCAGGTCGATCTAAATTGTATAGATGGGTAGAGGGTGAATGGAAAGAAAGAGGATTAGGAGAAtccaaattattattacataagAAAAATGGAACAATAAGATTTTTGTTAAGGCAAGAAAAAACATTGAAAGTTGTTGCAAaccattatatatacccTAACGAGTCATATTGTAAACTTGTGCCAAATGCAGGaagtgaaaaaatatatgcatggaCTGTTAAAGATTTTGCAGAAGAACCAAAAATCGAACAATTCgctttaaaatttaatacaGCAGAAGCTGCAAAATTGTTTAAGCAAAAATTTGATGAGGCTGGTAAAATTAACCTCAAATTACTTGACGACAAATGTGAATTGAAAACGGAGAAGGTAGAAGATAAGGAGAAGAAGGACGAGAAGAAGGACGAGAAGAAGGAAGAAAAGAAGGAAGAAAAGAAGGACGAGAAAAAGGATGAAAAAGATGATAAGAAAGATAAGGAAGATAAAGACAAAAAAGAAGATAAGGATGAAAAGGAcgaaaaagataaaaaggACGATAAAGAAGATAAAGATGATAAGGACaaaaaagatgataaaGATGATAAGGAcaaaaaagatgaaaaagatgataaggacaaaaaagatgaaaaagatgatgaagacaaaaaagatgaaaaagataatgaggataaaaaagaagataAAGATAAAGACAAAAAGGATGAAGAGGAAAATATCAAAAGAGAAGATTAG
- a CDS encoding apical merozoite protein, putative, with amino-acid sequence MNYNFIFFSILIINIFSTNLIIKCNKLKLSSKRKTSQDALTPNDPNYMNQNIIEGETIQNRVEKNNKVNVDTLELLDKPLENDKEHINEEPIKKDEKVENVNTNINHIDNILNEYNHTKEMEKRTKSYEDMAILEENSKKLQNDIHSWITSVHNIEEKTSKLKNMKNELLNNIASLNKTLLEEIENINEIKKLQNEQNEIFSENFLYFFPSMPEKLQNSVEKDYNILNYLEIYNKKDNLKKFDRNMSSNSMFSLFSYLILFSATFFFFI; translated from the coding sequence atgaattataattttatatttttttccattttaataataaatatattttcaacaaatttaataatcaAATGTAATAAGCTGAAATTAAGTTCAAAAAGGAAAACCAGCCAGGATGCCCTTACCCCAAATGACCCCAATTATATGAATCAGAATATAATAGAGGGCGAAACAATTCAAAATAGggtagaaaaaaataataaggtGAATGTTGATACTTTAGAATTGTTAGATAAGCCActtgaaaatgataaggaacatataaatgaagagccaattaaaaaagatgaaaaggTAGAGAAtgtaaatacaaatattaatCATATTGATAACATactaaatgaatataaccATACTAaagaaatggaaaaaaggACAAAAAGTTATGAAGATATGGCAATTTTAGaagaaaattcaaaaaaattacaaaacgATATACATTCTTGGATAACATCTGTACATAATATTGAAGAAAAGACaagtaaattaaaaaatatgaaaaatgaattattaaataatattgcatcattaaataaaacattgttagaagaaattgaaaatatcaatgaaattaaaaaacttCAAAATGAACagaatgaaatattttctgaaaattttttgtattttttcccATCAATGCCtgaaaaattacaaaacaGTGTCGAAAAggattataatattttaaactatttagaaatttacaataaaaaagataatttaaaaaaattcgaTAGAAATATGTCATCTAATTCTATGTTTAGTTTGTTTagttatttaattttgttttcagcgacatttttcttttttatataa
- a CDS encoding 60S ribosomal protein L7ae/L30e, putative: protein MEPNSDKDDSVELKREQEEQEDQSENEQGNDNNSVTSNTKKKGYDKAIEDIKKENSNSYISKISEPLLKKKYYKYLLKIIDYTYHAKINATHIIKTNEQLDDKKKKILKTKFLIIGLSQVIKAIRKGIKGILILAIDVYPIDIICHMPIFCEENNIPYTFFTTKNKLANLCKLKRSITCLFICKPNNTLTEFEDTLNKYNTKHKISNYNKAYDKLQTAIKKNHPFFQ, encoded by the coding sequence atggaaCCAAATAGTGATAAAGACGACTCTGTTGAATTAAAAAGGGAACAAGAAGAACAAGAGGATCAATCAGAAAACGAACAAGgcaatgataataatagtgtCACCAGTAATACCAAAAAGAAAGGTTATGATAAAGCAATTgaagatattaaaaaagaaaacagcaattcatatatatcaaaaattaGCGAaccattattaaaaaaaaaatattataaatatcttttaaaaattatagattATACATATCATGCTAAAATTAATGCaacacatataataaaaacgaaTGAACAActtgatgataaaaaaaaaaaaatcctaAAAaccaaatttttaataataggATTAAGTCAAGTAATTAAAGCTATAAGAAAAGGTATCAAAGGGATACTCATCTTAGCTATTGATGTATATCCTATTGATATTATTTGTCATATGCCAATATTTtgtgaagaaaataatattccatatactttttttacaactaaaaataaattagcgaatttatgtaaattaaaaagatcTATTacttgtttatttatttgcaaACCAAATAATACTCTTACAGAATTCGAAGAcacattaaataaatacaacaCCAAACACAAAATTAGTAACTATAATAAAGCTTATGATAAATTACAAACAGCTATCAAAAAAAACCACCCCTTTTTCCAGTAA